The following coding sequences are from one Gemmatimonadaceae bacterium window:
- a CDS encoding peptidoglycan DD-metalloendopeptidase family protein, with the protein MGGARSVWRRGLLGALALTIASAAPLHAQDKLRAQREELDRIRQERADLERRMLELRASVHDLSEEVANLNARREATERLVAALDRQLASINSDVDEASQNMIRTETELADKRATLKLRLVDIYKRGPLFTAEVLLSAQSFGELVARYKYLHTLALHDRALVARVEELRDQVGRDHDRLVHLQEALEQNRNDKRMEEDNLRGLEQERSSKLAETQLSARRTEQSIDRLRRTEAQIATTIASLEADRRRTENSRGVASAHSTSSIKTSDYGQLDWPVDGPLVYSYGKAQTASNATIRWNGVGIRAAVGTAVHSVADGTVVSVGSLGTYGTTIIIEHGGGDYSIYGSLARADVRLHETVTKGQQIGTVGVSDPDLPPHLHFEIRHGGPAVDPASWLRGER; encoded by the coding sequence ATGGGCGGAGCGCGAAGCGTTTGGCGTAGAGGGTTGCTCGGTGCCCTGGCGCTGACGATTGCTTCGGCTGCGCCGCTCCACGCGCAGGACAAGCTTCGCGCGCAGCGGGAAGAGCTCGATCGCATTCGCCAGGAGCGCGCCGACCTCGAGCGACGAATGCTCGAGTTGCGCGCGAGCGTCCACGACCTCTCGGAAGAAGTCGCCAACCTCAACGCGCGGCGCGAGGCGACCGAGCGTCTTGTCGCCGCACTCGATCGCCAGCTGGCGAGCATCAACAGCGACGTCGACGAGGCGTCGCAGAACATGATTCGCACCGAAACCGAGCTCGCCGACAAACGCGCGACCTTGAAGCTGCGACTCGTGGACATCTACAAGCGCGGCCCGCTGTTCACCGCCGAGGTCCTGCTGTCCGCGCAGTCGTTCGGCGAGCTCGTTGCCCGATACAAGTATCTGCATACGCTCGCGCTGCACGACCGCGCGCTCGTCGCGCGTGTCGAGGAGCTACGCGATCAGGTTGGCCGCGATCACGACCGGCTCGTTCACCTTCAGGAGGCGCTCGAGCAGAATCGCAACGATAAGCGCATGGAGGAGGACAACCTTCGCGGCCTGGAGCAGGAGCGCTCGTCGAAGCTGGCCGAGACACAGCTGAGTGCCCGTCGAACGGAGCAGAGTATCGATCGGCTGCGTCGAACCGAGGCGCAGATCGCCACGACGATCGCATCGCTCGAAGCGGACCGGCGGCGCACCGAGAACAGTCGTGGAGTTGCGTCAGCGCACAGCACGAGCTCGATCAAGACGAGCGATTACGGCCAGCTCGACTGGCCCGTTGACGGACCGCTCGTTTACTCGTACGGCAAGGCGCAGACGGCGAGCAATGCGACGATTCGCTGGAATGGCGTCGGCATTCGCGCTGCGGTCGGCACCGCGGTTCACTCGGTCGCCGACGGCACCGTCGTCAGCGTTGGTTCGTTAGGCACGTACGGCACCACGATCATCATCGAGCATGGCGGTGGGGATTATTCCATCTATGGCTCGCTCGCCCGCGCCGACGTGCGATTGCATGAAACCGTGACCAAGGGCCAGCAGATCGGCACGGTCGGCGTCTCCGATCCCGATTTACCTCCGCATCTTCATTTCGAGATCCGGCATGGCGGCCCGGCGGTCGATCCGGCGAGCTGGCTCCGCGGCGAGCGATAA
- a CDS encoding deoxyribonuclease IV has protein sequence MPERPRPPKKIVRKKPAPTNLLLGAHISIAGGTSQAPARARAIGATAMQIFTKMASRWAERACADDECMAFRAALADTDVRATAAHDSYLINLASPDPTLRRRSIESFVAELARCEALGLDYLVSHPGNYIDDRASGIQRNADAITESLERVPGRTVLCMELTSGAGTAIGSSFEELAQLIERVVPNGRERMGVCVDTCHAYSAGYDLVRDFDNVWRRFADIVGMPRLRVMHLNDSKTPFASRRDRHELIGEGSLGAKPFRRIMTDERFVAVPKLIETPKLDDATKTDSRMLARLRRYASAPLTKS, from the coding sequence ATGCCTGAGCGGCCGCGGCCGCCAAAGAAGATCGTCCGAAAGAAGCCAGCGCCAACCAATCTCCTGCTCGGCGCGCACATCTCGATTGCCGGCGGCACGTCTCAAGCGCCGGCCCGCGCCAGAGCGATCGGCGCGACGGCGATGCAGATCTTCACGAAGATGGCCAGTCGTTGGGCGGAGCGCGCATGCGCCGACGACGAATGCATGGCCTTTCGCGCCGCGCTCGCGGACACGGATGTGCGCGCGACCGCGGCACATGATTCGTACTTGATAAACCTCGCGAGCCCGGACCCGACGCTGCGTCGTCGCTCGATCGAGTCGTTCGTTGCCGAGCTCGCGCGTTGCGAGGCACTCGGTCTCGACTACCTCGTCTCGCATCCGGGCAACTACATCGACGACCGGGCCAGCGGCATCCAACGCAACGCCGACGCGATTACCGAGTCGCTCGAGCGTGTGCCGGGCAGGACGGTGCTCTGCATGGAGCTCACGTCGGGTGCGGGGACGGCCATCGGATCCTCGTTCGAGGAGCTTGCGCAACTCATCGAACGCGTAGTACCGAACGGTCGCGAGCGTATGGGAGTTTGCGTCGACACATGCCACGCCTACTCAGCCGGCTATGATCTCGTTCGCGACTTCGACAACGTCTGGCGGCGCTTTGCCGACATCGTCGGGATGCCGCGCCTTCGAGTGATGCACCTCAACGACTCGAAGACCCCCTTCGCGTCGCGCCGCGACCGACACGAACTGATCGGCGAAGGATCGCTCGGCGCAAAACCGTTTCGTCGCATTATGACCGATGAGCGTTTCGTCGCCGTTCCGAAGCTGATCGAAACGCCGAAACTCGACGACGCAACGAAGACGGACTCGCGGATGCTCGCGCGCCTGCGGCGCTACGCGTCGGCACCATTGACCAAGTCCTAA
- a CDS encoding NADP-dependent malic enzyme, with protein sequence MTKKQDALDYHSRGRPGKIAVVPTKPLTNQRDLSLAYSPGVAEPCLEIKRDADLAYSYTAKGNLVAVVTNGTAVLGLGNIGALAGKPVMEGKGNLFKQFADIDVFDIEVGSENADDVIKFCQLLEPTVGGINLEDIRAPDCFYIEETLRKTMRIPVFHDDQHGTAIISGAALLNALEIVEKAIEDVIVVFSGAGAAAISTAEHYVRLGVKREHILMCDRQGVIYKGRTGDMDPYKARFQVQTRARTIADALEGADVFVGLSVAGAVTGEMIAKMAPKPIVFALANPVPEILPDEVRAVRDDAIIATGRSDYPNQVNNVLGFPFIFRGALDVRATEINEEMKMAATRALALLAKQDVPDSVASLYGLRQVQFGPDYLIPFPFDPRVLLWIAPAVAWAAVASGAANDFVELDAYRERLEARLGRARGVMRGVINRASSNPKRVVYPEGEEPKIIRAAQIVVDEGIAEPILLGNRAAIERAASQMSISLDDIVIEDPSSSPLREAYAHFMWARRQRKGMSLEEARRRLYNGNYFGSCMVARGDADALLSGVNLHYPETIRPALEVVGAHPKSGLVSGMYMLVFEKHVVFCADTTVNIDPTAEQLAQIAYAASRVTRNFGIEPRISMLSFSNFGSVRHPEAEKVARAVQLLRQRDPSLIVDGEMQADTALDTEILQRDYPFSALKSQANVLIFPNLSAGNIAYKLLDHLGGATAIGPILVGMSRPVHVLERGADVQDIVNMTAVAVVDAQGRTQPAEPAAARTTPANGIAPTVYSRL encoded by the coding sequence ATGACAAAGAAACAAGACGCACTCGACTACCACTCGCGCGGCCGACCCGGAAAAATCGCCGTCGTCCCGACGAAGCCGCTGACGAATCAGCGGGACCTCTCGCTCGCCTACTCGCCTGGTGTCGCCGAGCCCTGCCTCGAGATCAAGCGCGACGCGGACCTCGCTTACTCGTACACCGCGAAGGGCAACCTCGTCGCCGTCGTCACCAACGGTACCGCCGTCCTCGGCCTCGGCAATATCGGCGCGCTCGCCGGCAAGCCCGTGATGGAAGGCAAGGGCAATCTCTTCAAGCAATTCGCGGACATCGACGTCTTCGACATCGAAGTCGGTTCGGAGAACGCGGACGACGTCATCAAGTTTTGTCAGCTGCTCGAGCCAACGGTCGGCGGTATCAATCTCGAGGACATTCGCGCTCCGGATTGTTTCTACATCGAGGAAACGCTCCGCAAGACGATGCGGATTCCCGTGTTTCACGATGATCAACACGGGACGGCAATCATCTCCGGTGCGGCACTGCTCAACGCGCTCGAGATCGTCGAGAAAGCGATCGAAGATGTGATCGTCGTTTTCTCGGGTGCAGGAGCCGCGGCCATCTCCACCGCCGAACACTATGTCCGGCTTGGCGTGAAGCGTGAGCATATACTCATGTGTGACCGGCAGGGCGTGATCTACAAGGGCCGCACCGGCGACATGGATCCGTACAAGGCGCGCTTCCAGGTGCAAACCAGGGCGCGCACGATCGCCGACGCACTCGAGGGCGCCGACGTCTTCGTCGGATTGTCCGTCGCCGGCGCGGTCACCGGCGAAATGATCGCGAAGATGGCGCCGAAGCCGATCGTGTTCGCGTTGGCCAATCCCGTACCGGAAATTCTGCCTGACGAGGTCCGCGCGGTTCGCGACGACGCGATCATTGCCACGGGCCGGAGCGACTACCCGAACCAGGTCAACAACGTCCTCGGCTTTCCATTCATCTTCCGCGGCGCGCTCGACGTACGCGCGACCGAGATCAACGAGGAGATGAAGATGGCAGCGACACGCGCGCTCGCGTTGCTCGCGAAGCAGGACGTGCCCGACAGCGTCGCATCGCTCTACGGATTGCGCCAAGTACAATTCGGTCCGGATTACCTGATTCCCTTTCCATTTGACCCGCGTGTCCTGCTCTGGATCGCGCCGGCGGTCGCGTGGGCGGCCGTTGCCAGCGGTGCAGCGAACGACTTCGTCGAGCTCGACGCGTACCGCGAACGCCTCGAGGCGCGACTCGGCCGCGCGCGCGGCGTCATGCGCGGCGTGATCAATCGCGCGAGCTCGAATCCGAAGCGCGTCGTGTATCCCGAAGGTGAGGAGCCGAAGATCATACGAGCCGCTCAGATTGTGGTCGATGAGGGCATTGCCGAGCCCATACTGCTCGGGAACCGTGCCGCCATCGAGCGCGCGGCGTCGCAGATGAGCATTTCGCTGGACGACATCGTGATCGAGGATCCGTCGAGCTCACCATTGCGCGAAGCGTACGCGCACTTCATGTGGGCGAGGCGTCAGCGAAAAGGAATGAGCCTCGAAGAGGCTCGCCGTCGTCTCTACAACGGCAATTACTTTGGATCGTGCATGGTCGCTCGGGGCGATGCGGATGCCTTGCTCTCCGGCGTCAACCTGCACTATCCCGAGACGATCCGGCCAGCACTCGAGGTCGTGGGAGCCCATCCCAAATCGGGTCTCGTGAGCGGCATGTACATGCTCGTGTTCGAGAAGCACGTGGTATTCTGCGCCGACACGACGGTGAACATCGATCCGACGGCCGAGCAGTTGGCGCAGATCGCATACGCCGCCAGCCGGGTGACACGGAACTTCGGGATCGAGCCACGGATTTCAATGCTCTCGTTCTCGAATTTCGGCTCCGTGCGTCACCCCGAGGCAGAGAAAGTGGCCCGAGCAGTTCAGTTACTGCGGCAGCGCGACCCGTCGTTGATCGTGGATGGAGAGATGCAGGCGGACACGGCTCTCGATACCGAGATTCTTCAGCGCGACTATCCATTCAGCGCGCTCAAGTCCCAGGCGAACGTCCTGATCTTTCCGAACCTGAGCGCCGGCAACATCGCATACAAGTTGCTGGATCACCTGGGTGGGGCAACGGCGATCGGACCTATCCTCGTCGGAATGAGCCGCCCCGTGCACGTACTCGAGCGCGGAGCCGATGTCCAGGACATCGTCAACATGACCGCGGTTGCGGTCGTCGACGCGCAGGGCCGCACACAGCCAGCGGAGCCAGCAGCGGCGCGTACCACGCCGGCGAACGGCATCGCGCCGACAGTCTACTCGAGGTTATGA
- the pckA gene encoding phosphoenolpyruvate carboxykinase (ATP), with the protein MTHMATQTQPQQEAADIQGRVGLEAQGLEPNGEVHWNLVAAVLIQNAARRAEGDFAEMGPFVAITSPHTGRSPNDKFVVREPQSERDVDWGKVNQPMAPEKFETLLADVRAYLNGREELFVQDLYCGADPKYRLSVRYVSPSAWHMAFVRNMFIRPNVAELATFDPNFTVLHAPEFQADPTKHGTRSSTFIILNLAKRMILIGGTRYAGELKKAMFTVMNYYLPKQGVLSMHCSANVGKAGDCALFFGLSGTGKTTLSADPERSLIGDDEHGWSTEGTFNFEGGCYAKVINLSADNEPDIYRTTQMFGTILENVVLDPITRKVKFEDQSITENTRASYPLHYIPHFVPNGRAGHPKNIVFLTADAYGVLPPVAKLTRDQAMYYFLSGYTAKVAGTERGVKEPQATFSSCFGAVFLVWHPWTYAEMLGRLIEEHHADVWLVNTGWTGGAYGVGTRMKLSHTRKMVHALLRGDLASAKTMVDPTFGLAVPTEITDVPKSILQPRQTWNDGAAYDAQAKKLAGMFQENFKKFESFVSEAVRSAGPRV; encoded by the coding sequence ATGACCCATATGGCAACACAGACGCAACCGCAGCAGGAAGCAGCAGACATTCAAGGACGAGTCGGGTTGGAGGCCCAGGGACTCGAGCCTAACGGCGAGGTCCATTGGAACCTCGTTGCCGCGGTGCTGATCCAGAATGCGGCGCGGCGCGCCGAGGGTGATTTCGCCGAAATGGGACCTTTTGTCGCCATTACTTCACCCCACACCGGGCGGTCTCCGAACGACAAGTTTGTCGTGCGTGAGCCACAGTCGGAACGGGATGTCGACTGGGGCAAGGTGAACCAGCCGATGGCGCCAGAGAAGTTCGAGACACTGCTCGCCGACGTGCGCGCCTATCTGAATGGTCGCGAGGAGCTCTTCGTTCAGGACCTCTACTGCGGGGCTGATCCGAAGTATCGGCTATCGGTTCGCTATGTCTCGCCGAGCGCGTGGCACATGGCGTTCGTCCGGAACATGTTCATTCGGCCGAACGTCGCCGAACTGGCCACCTTCGATCCGAACTTCACCGTGCTTCACGCGCCGGAGTTCCAGGCCGACCCGACGAAACACGGCACGCGCTCCAGCACGTTCATCATTCTGAATCTCGCAAAGCGGATGATCCTCATTGGCGGCACGCGCTACGCCGGTGAGTTGAAGAAGGCCATGTTCACCGTGATGAATTACTACCTGCCTAAGCAGGGCGTTCTGTCGATGCACTGCTCGGCAAACGTCGGCAAGGCGGGAGACTGCGCGCTGTTCTTCGGCCTGTCCGGCACCGGCAAGACGACGTTGTCGGCCGATCCGGAGCGGTCCCTCATCGGCGACGACGAGCATGGATGGTCGACCGAAGGAACGTTCAATTTTGAAGGCGGCTGCTACGCGAAGGTGATCAATTTGTCGGCCGACAACGAGCCAGACATTTATCGTACCACGCAAATGTTCGGCACGATCCTCGAGAATGTGGTCCTCGATCCAATCACGAGAAAGGTGAAATTCGAGGATCAATCGATCACGGAGAATACCCGCGCATCGTATCCGCTACACTACATCCCGCATTTCGTACCTAACGGGCGCGCGGGACATCCGAAGAATATCGTCTTCCTCACGGCAGACGCATACGGCGTTCTCCCACCGGTCGCGAAGCTCACGCGCGATCAGGCGATGTACTACTTCCTCTCTGGCTACACCGCGAAGGTCGCGGGCACGGAGCGTGGGGTGAAGGAACCTCAGGCAACATTCTCGTCGTGCTTTGGCGCGGTCTTTCTCGTTTGGCACCCCTGGACGTATGCGGAGATGCTCGGGCGGCTCATCGAGGAACATCATGCCGACGTCTGGCTCGTCAACACGGGGTGGACGGGCGGCGCGTACGGCGTCGGCACGCGGATGAAGCTCTCGCACACACGGAAAATGGTGCACGCGCTGTTGCGCGGCGATCTCGCGAGCGCGAAGACGATGGTCGATCCAACGTTCGGGCTTGCCGTCCCAACGGAGATCACCGACGTCCCGAAATCGATCCTGCAACCGCGCCAGACCTGGAACGACGGCGCGGCATACGATGCTCAGGCAAAGAAGCTCGCTGGCATGTTCCAGGAGAACTTCAAGAAGTTTGAATCGTTTGTCAGCGAAGCGGTTCGCAGTGCAGGTCCCCGGGTCTGA
- a CDS encoding HD domain-containing protein translates to MPERQMEIIRDPLWNNIAVDTLAMRLVDTPAFQRLRYVRQLGLAFLVYPGATHTRFEHALGTYHLARRALALLDERGALAGISKVDCSTVRVAALLHDIGHYPFSHALEEIGALHHEEVARPLITSGAVADALSGAMSDDTPDQIMALIRGASASPLQRLISGSLDLDKLDYLRRDAFMCGVPYGEIDVDRLLNSLTVVQADDGAEIGIVEKGLSALESLLFARYQMYRNVYWHHAVRSATAMYKRLVEDAVNAGSLDAATLAGFTDEGLLHDLARRAPSPLLVALRERRLFKRAFQCPAGDLAPEAAEWIADDRTLTRRVEDAVAAELGLNRGELLLDYPTKTQMLGLDIPVQRRNGDVFRLTTHGEGAINLPKLAEEFYRSARWLRVFTRRPVQLRRDQVLGIVTRSRDDVCSSLDHGRSLLLSS, encoded by the coding sequence ATGCCCGAGCGACAAATGGAGATCATCCGCGATCCGTTGTGGAACAATATCGCCGTCGACACGTTGGCGATGCGACTCGTCGATACGCCGGCATTCCAGCGTCTCCGCTACGTGCGTCAGTTGGGCCTCGCGTTTCTCGTCTATCCCGGCGCCACGCACACCCGATTCGAGCACGCGCTCGGCACATATCATCTCGCTCGACGCGCGCTGGCGCTCCTCGATGAGCGAGGCGCCCTCGCGGGCATCTCGAAGGTCGATTGCTCCACCGTCCGCGTCGCCGCGCTGTTGCACGACATCGGTCACTATCCCTTCTCCCATGCGCTCGAGGAGATCGGCGCGCTGCATCACGAGGAGGTTGCGCGGCCGCTGATCACGAGCGGCGCCGTTGCCGACGCGCTGAGCGGCGCGATGAGTGACGACACCCCCGATCAGATCATGGCGCTCATTCGCGGCGCCAGCGCGAGTCCCTTGCAGCGTCTCATCTCGGGCTCACTCGATCTCGACAAGCTCGATTACCTGCGACGCGATGCCTTTATGTGCGGCGTGCCATACGGCGAGATCGACGTCGATCGTCTCTTGAATTCACTCACGGTGGTGCAGGCAGACGACGGCGCGGAGATCGGCATCGTCGAGAAGGGGCTCTCGGCACTCGAATCGCTGCTCTTCGCCCGGTACCAGATGTACCGCAATGTGTACTGGCATCACGCGGTGCGAAGCGCGACGGCGATGTACAAGCGCCTCGTCGAAGATGCCGTGAACGCCGGCTCGCTCGACGCGGCGACCCTGGCCGGCTTCACCGATGAGGGTTTGCTACACGATCTGGCACGGCGAGCACCGAGCCCGTTGCTCGTCGCCTTGCGTGAGCGCCGGCTCTTCAAACGCGCCTTCCAGTGTCCCGCCGGCGACCTGGCGCCCGAGGCAGCCGAGTGGATCGCGGATGATCGAACGCTCACTCGGCGCGTCGAGGATGCGGTTGCCGCAGAGCTCGGGCTGAACCGGGGGGAGCTCCTGCTCGACTATCCCACCAAGACACAGATGCTGGGTCTGGACATCCCGGTGCAACGGCGCAACGGCGACGTATTTCGCCTCACGACGCACGGCGAAGGGGCGATCAACCTGCCGAAGCTTGCCGAGGAATTCTATCGGTCCGCGCGATGGTTACGCGTGTTCACCCGTCGTCCCGTTCAACTGCGTCGCGACCAGGTCCTCGGAATAGTCACGCGCTCGCGTGACGACGTGTGTTCATCTCTCGATCACGGTCGATCGCTACTCCTGTCATCCTGA
- a CDS encoding serine hydrolase, giving the protein MQMRRSALRTAFALAALTCVTPALAQKPAPKPSLAGFDQYIAKAMQDWNVPGLAIAVVRNDSIVLMKGYGTRTMGTTQPVDEHTLFAIGSSSKAFTATLAAMMVDQGKMHWDDAATKYLPGLQLFDPYVTRELTLRDLLTHRSGLERGDLMWYATDYDRDEILRRVRFLKPTWSVRSHFGYQNIMYLAAGQAVAHAAGKSWDELVRERIFMPLGMTESNTSVRDLAGKTNVATPHVEVNDTLIVVPWHNIDNIGPAGAINSNVADMIKWVRFQLAQGSVNGKSLVSPSALGETHTSQMTIPVGADSKQINPYTHLEAYGMGWFLQDYRGRELDQHGGNIDGMSAMVALMPEEKLGMVILTNANGSPVPAIAMYRMFDALLSEPARDWNGEFLKQYDKLRAQAKEAEQKRLAQRAVNTKPSLSLDQYVGVYSDSMYGDANVRFANGVLKMSYGTAFDGELEHWHYDTFRAKWTNRAVGPSFVTFALGADGKVKSVDFEGIGTFSRRPEAADTSRKIVLAANEAGRLTGKFVSETPALAIDVTYDGELKLTVPGQPVYTLLADSPTRFRMTGNNVPAGFFVEYEMANGGVKSLKLIQPSPRPTLTFAPKR; this is encoded by the coding sequence ATGCAAATGCGTCGCTCTGCACTGCGCACGGCCTTCGCCCTTGCCGCGCTGACGTGTGTCACGCCGGCACTCGCACAAAAACCTGCCCCGAAGCCCTCGCTCGCGGGATTCGACCAGTACATCGCAAAGGCGATGCAGGACTGGAACGTGCCAGGCCTCGCGATCGCGGTCGTCAGGAACGACTCGATCGTGCTGATGAAGGGTTACGGCACGCGCACGATGGGAACGACACAGCCGGTGGATGAGCATACGCTCTTCGCGATCGGGTCGAGCTCGAAGGCGTTCACCGCGACGCTCGCCGCCATGATGGTCGATCAGGGCAAGATGCACTGGGACGATGCCGCGACGAAGTACCTGCCCGGCTTGCAGCTCTTCGATCCGTACGTCACGCGCGAGCTCACGCTGCGCGATCTGCTCACGCACCGGAGTGGCCTCGAGCGCGGCGACTTGATGTGGTACGCCACGGATTACGATCGCGACGAGATCCTGCGCCGGGTGCGTTTCCTGAAGCCGACCTGGAGCGTTCGTTCCCACTTCGGCTACCAGAACATCATGTACCTGGCCGCCGGACAGGCCGTCGCGCACGCCGCCGGCAAATCGTGGGACGAGCTGGTGCGCGAGCGGATCTTCATGCCGTTAGGCATGACGGAGAGCAACACGTCGGTCCGCGACCTTGCCGGCAAGACGAACGTCGCGACGCCGCACGTCGAGGTCAACGACACGTTGATCGTCGTGCCGTGGCACAACATCGACAATATTGGACCGGCTGGCGCGATCAACTCGAACGTGGCGGACATGATCAAGTGGGTTCGCTTTCAGCTCGCGCAAGGCAGCGTCAACGGCAAGTCGCTCGTCAGCCCGTCCGCGCTCGGCGAGACGCACACGTCACAGATGACGATCCCCGTCGGCGCGGACTCGAAGCAGATCAATCCGTACACGCATCTCGAGGCGTACGGGATGGGCTGGTTCCTCCAGGATTATCGAGGACGCGAGCTCGATCAGCACGGCGGCAACATCGATGGAATGAGCGCGATGGTCGCGCTGATGCCGGAGGAGAAGCTGGGCATGGTGATCCTCACGAACGCGAATGGGTCGCCGGTGCCGGCGATTGCGATGTACCGCATGTTCGACGCACTGCTCAGCGAGCCGGCACGTGACTGGAACGGTGAATTCCTCAAGCAGTACGATAAGTTGCGTGCGCAAGCCAAGGAGGCCGAACAAAAGCGTCTCGCTCAGCGCGCGGTGAACACCAAACCGTCACTCTCGCTCGACCAGTACGTCGGTGTGTACAGCGACAGCATGTACGGCGACGCGAACGTTCGGTTCGCGAATGGCGTGCTCAAGATGTCGTATGGCACGGCATTCGACGGAGAGCTCGAGCACTGGCACTACGACACGTTCCGCGCAAAGTGGACCAACCGTGCGGTGGGTCCCAGCTTCGTGACGTTCGCGTTAGGCGCTGACGGCAAGGTCAAGAGCGTCGACTTCGAGGGGATCGGTACTTTCAGCCGCCGTCCCGAGGCCGCCGACACGTCGCGGAAGATCGTACTTGCGGCGAACGAGGCCGGCAGGCTCACGGGGAAGTTCGTCTCCGAGACGCCGGCGCTCGCGATTGACGTGACGTACGACGGCGAGTTGAAGCTGACGGTGCCGGGTCAGCCGGTGTACACCCTTCTCGCAGACTCGCCGACGCGATTCCGCATGACGGGGAACAATGTGCCGGCGGGATTCTTCGTCGAGTACGAGATGGCCAATGGCGGCGTCAAATCATTAAAGCTCATCCAGCCATCGCCGCGACCGACCTTGACTTTTGCGCCGAAGCGTTAG
- a CDS encoding Stp1/IreP family PP2C-type Ser/Thr phosphatase — protein sequence MRLLHAARTDVGMIRSGNEDNFAAETDDKRGLFIVADGMGGHAAGEVASEMAVQIVRRDLLEIRDLETNGVDRLITDALKNANRKIHDRTLTEVDKQGMGTTVSVLLIAGRRYLIGQVGDSRVYLLRDGALIQLTKDHSYVQEQVDAGFLTPEQARYHPYSNVITRCVGASPEVEPDVYRGEVKLGDVFLVASDGLTGMVDDRRLQTLLISRATPDRKVHALISEANGRGGLDNITAIVVEITDVDGARTDTPTGPMATQPRVS from the coding sequence GTGCGTCTGCTTCACGCTGCTCGGACCGATGTCGGGATGATCCGCTCCGGCAACGAAGACAATTTCGCGGCGGAGACGGACGACAAGCGCGGCCTCTTCATCGTTGCGGATGGCATGGGCGGCCACGCTGCGGGCGAGGTCGCGAGCGAAATGGCCGTACAAATCGTGCGGCGGGATCTCCTTGAAATTCGCGATCTCGAGACCAATGGTGTCGATCGGCTGATCACCGATGCTCTCAAGAACGCGAATCGGAAGATCCATGACCGAACGCTGACGGAGGTCGACAAGCAGGGGATGGGTACGACGGTGTCCGTGCTGCTCATCGCCGGACGCCGGTATCTCATCGGCCAGGTTGGCGACTCGCGCGTCTACCTCCTTCGCGATGGAGCCCTCATCCAGCTCACGAAGGATCACTCGTACGTACAGGAGCAGGTCGACGCCGGGTTCCTCACGCCGGAGCAGGCGCGCTATCACCCGTACAGCAACGTGATCACGCGCTGCGTCGGCGCGAGCCCCGAGGTGGAACCCGACGTGTACCGCGGTGAGGTAAAGCTCGGCGACGTGTTCCTCGTCGCGAGCGACGGCCTCACCGGAATGGTGGACGATCGCCGTCTTCAGACACTGCTCATCTCGCGGGCAACACCGGATCGCAAGGTGCACGCATTGATCTCCGAGGCGAACGGCCGCGGTGGACTCGACAACATAACGGCGATCGTCGTCGAGATTACCGACGTCGATGGCGCGCGCACTGATACGCCGACTGGGCCGATGGCCACCCAGCCGCGGGTGTCATGA